One Dictyostelium discoideum AX4 chromosome 3 chromosome, whole genome shotgun sequence genomic region harbors:
- the eIF2s2 gene encoding eIF-3 beta (Similar to eIF2): MSATEEENVLVFDTTMKKKKKSKDSAAQTEEEKKKLKSKTLAMMSQQEDEQEQEDEKKEKRKKKKAALLASTEGENSEAIEKLENEGAHDEDIEAEFMGEKKKKKKSSKSSTTTTTSTTTTTTEPTETEPTEDGESKEKTITTSDGDTFVQGTIPWAGTDRDYKYSELTYRIYHLLQANNPDLISDQKRTMKPPQVMREGTKKTIWANFAEICGTLNRKVEHVYNYVFAELGTNGSIDGNQRLVIRGRFKTSQIEIVIRHYISEYVACRNCKSPNTVLERNNRLYFLCCNACNSKRSVAVIKKGLEGAGKKAPKEQS, translated from the exons ATGTCAGCAACAGAAGAAGAAAATGTTTTAGTATTTGATACTAcaatgaaaaagaagaagaaatcaAAGGATTCAGCAGCACAAACTGaagaagagaaaaagaaattaaaatctaaaactTTAGCAATGATGAGTCAACAAGAGGatgaacaagaacaagaagatgaaaaaaaagaaaagagaaagaaaaagaaagcaGCATTATTAGCATCAACTGAAGGTGAAAACAGTGAAGCAATTGAAAAACTTGAAAATGAAGGTGCACATGACGAAGATATAGAAGCAGAGTTTATGggtgaaaagaaaaagaagaagaaatcaAGCAAATCCtcaactaccaccaccacctccaccaccaccaccaccactgaACCAACTGAAACCGAACCAACCGAAGATGGtgaatcaaaagaaaaaaccaTTACAACAAGTGATGGTGATACCTTTGTTCAAGGTACTATCCCATGGGCTGGTACTGATCGTGATTACAAATATTCTGAACTCACCTATAGAATCTATCATCTCCTCCAAGCTAATAATCCAGATTTAATCTCTGACCAAAAACGTACAATGAAACCACCACAAGTTATGCGTGAAGGTactaaaaaaacaatttgggCTAATTTTGCTGAAATTTGTGGAAC tCTTAATCGTAAAGTTGAACATGTATATAATTACGTTTTTGCAGAGTTAGGTACTAATGGTTCAATTGATGGTAATCAACGTCTTGTTATTAGAGGTAGATTTAAGACTTCacaaattgaaattgttatTCGTCATTATATTTCAGAATACGTAGCTTGCCGTAATTGTAAGAGTCCAAACACTGTCTTGGAAAGAAACAACCGTTTATACTTTTTATGTTGTAATGCTTGTAACTCTAAAAGATCCGTCGCTGTCATTAAGAAAGGTTTGGAAGGTGCCGGTAAAAAAGCTCCAAa AGAACAATCATAA
- a CDS encoding NOL1/NOP2/Sun family protein (alternatively spliced) has product MAKKRVKKPNTWDPNYNKSNNSGSGNDAYITTAGDKKIDSKNFWNNIEPKSEIFEQYYKAMGIIDNEEEFKKMFELMGKPLPTTFRINTTIGKSLQSLVIDQLKELVSESSGYKDIEIDGELVELPSPFSWYPNEMAWKSSIPKKSFKKNPELSKFHHFLVHHNQQGNITRQEAVSMIPPLFLDVQSHYNILDMCAAPGSKTTQILEDLHMKHNLENEEIIKRSLKVDGGDSGSSNEKPSIYIPKGCIIANDVDTNRCYMLVTQTTRLGSPAIIVTNHEAQNFPLLYSKNSDGSESPIYMDRILCDVPCSGDGTTRKNPEVWKKWTHAGSIGLHQLQIKIATRGCQLLKVGGRMVYSTCSMNPVENEAVIAQIIQKSGGSIKLVDVSSQYPSLIRRPGLHSWTVIDKAGNFPTFESQPEDKKYKLSKTLWPPTPQEAIDMHLEYCMRVYPHLQDTGGFFIAVLEKVSDCPNQIGKKTGPLNQIDNDQTIITTTATTTTTDNTTTTDEKTTETTIENQPKKQIKNDRQPKLKERDKRQKFFEEPFTVPSEELKKELDVVSKFYGLIEFPMGNLLTRGKNSQKIYWASDSVLSIISNESNNSLKVINCALKLFQRHDGLGAMECAYRISQDSVLWIEPFLSKRIITMTHDDLVMIFKKNEPFFTDFNESICDQLKAMEPGCFVIKISGALRETLSSGMVFSAWRGKVSMHLLVSKQEIESYKGIFHVIDDPVSPTNNTAIESVKKDESKEISSEIVQDQPKEQKDQN; this is encoded by the exons atggcaaaaaaaagagtaaagAAACCAAATACTTGGGAtccaaattataataaaa gtaataatagtggtagtggtaatgaTGCATATATAACAACAGCAGGTGATAAAAAGATTGATAGTAAGAACTTTTGGAATAATATTGAACCAAAGAGTGAAATATTTGAACAATACTACAAGGCAATGGGTATcattgataatgaagaagagTTTAAAAAGATGTTTGAATTAATGGGTAAACCATTACCAACCACATTTCGTATTAATACTACGATTGGAAAGAGTTTACAATCATTGGTAATCGATCAATTGAAAGAGTTGGTCAGTGAGAGTAGTGGTTATAAAGACATTGAAATCGATGGTGAATTGGTTGAATTGCCATCACCATTTTCATGGTATCCAAATGAAATGGCATGGAAATCGTCAATTCCaaagaaatcatttaaaaagaatcCAGAGTTATCAAAATTCCATCATTTCTTAGTCCACCACAATCAACAAGGTAATATCACTCGTCAAGAAGCAGTCTCAATGATTCCACCACTCTTTTTAGATGTTCAATCACATTATAACATTTTGGATATGTGTGCTGCACCAGGTAGTAAAACCACCCAAATCCTTGAAGACCTTCATATGAAACATAATTTAGAGAATGAGgaaatcattaaaagatCATTAAAAGTCGATGGTGGTGATTCTGGttcatcaaatgaaaaaCCATCAATTTATATTCCAAAGGGTTGTATCATTGCAAATGATGTCGATACAAATCGTTGTTATATGTTGGTTACTCAAACCACTCGTCTTGGTAGTCCAGCAATTATCGTAACCAATCATGAAGCTCAAAATTTCCCATTACTCTACTCAAAGAATAGTGATGGTAGTGAATCCCCAATTTACATGGACAGAATTCTTTGTGATGTGCCATGTAGTGGCGATGGTACCACTAGAAAGAATCCAGAGGTTTGGAAAAAATGGACTCATGCAGGTTCAATTGGTTTACATCAacttcaaattaaaattgcaACTCGTGGTTGTCAATTATTAAAGGTTGGTGGTCGTATGGTTTATTCAACATGTTCAATGAATCCAGTTGAAAATGAAGCAGTCATCGCTCAAATCATTCAAAAATCTGGTGGTTCTATTAAATTGGTTGATGTTTCATCACAATATCCATCATTAATTCGTAGACCTGGTCTTCATAGTTGGACTGTCATTGATAAGGCTGGTAATTTCCCAACCTTTGAAAGTCAACCGgaagataaaaaatataaattaagtAAAACCCTTTGGCCACCAACACCACAAGAAGCAATCGATATGCATCTTGAATATTGTATGCGTGTTTATCCACATCTCCAAGATACTGGTGGTTTCTTTATTGCTGTTTTAGAAAAAGTTTCAGATTGTCCAAATCAAATTGGTAAAAAAACTGGcccattaaatcaaattgataatgatcaaactataataacaacaacagcaacaacaacaaccaccgataatactactactacagaTGAAAAAACTACAGAAACAACAATAGAAAATcaaccaaaaaaacaaattaaaaatgatagacaaccaaaattaaaagaaagagaTAAGAGACAAAAATTCTTTGAAGAACCATTTACAGTACCAAGTGAAGAATTAAAGAAAGAATTGGATGTAGTTTCTAAATTTTAtggattaattgaatttccaATGGGTAATTTATTAACAAGAGGTAAAAATAGTCAAAAGATTTATTGGGCATCAGATAGTGTTCTCTCAATCATTAGTAATGAATCCAATAACTCATTAAAGGTTATTAATTGTGCATTGAAATTATTCCAACGTCATGATGGTTTAGGTGCAATGGAATGTGCTTATAGAATATCACAAGATTCTGTACTTTGGATTGAACCATTCTTGAGCAAACGTATCATCACTATGACTCATGACGATTTGGTTATGATTTTCAAAAAGAATGAACCTTTCTTCACCGATTTCAATGAATCAATTTGTGATCAATTAAAAGCTATGGAACCAGGTTGTTTCGTTATTAAAATTAGTGGTGCTTTACGTGAAACTCTATCATCAGGTATGGTTTTCTCTGCCTGGAGAGGTAAAGTTTCAATGCATCTTTTAGTTTCAAAACAAGAAATTGAATCTTATAAAGGTATTTTCCATGTCATCGATGATCCAGTATCTCCAACTAATAATACTGCTATCGAATCAGTTAAAAAAGATgaatcaaaagaaatttcTTCTGAAATTGTCCAAGATCAACcaaaagaacaaaaagatcaaaattga
- a CDS encoding NOL1/NOP2/Sun family protein (alternatively spliced): MAKKRVKKPNTWDPNYNKSNKKSKLESNENKVETNNNNEIIIGNNSGSGNDAYITTAGDKKIDSKNFWNNIEPKSEIFEQYYKAMGIIDNEEEFKKMFELMGKPLPTTFRINTTIGKSLQSLVIDQLKELVSESSGYKDIEIDGELVELPSPFSWYPNEMAWKSSIPKKSFKKNPELSKFHHFLVHHNQQGNITRQEAVSMIPPLFLDVQSHYNILDMCAAPGSKTTQILEDLHMKHNLENEEIIKRSLKVDGGDSGSSNEKPSIYIPKGCIIANDVDTNRCYMLVTQTTRLGSPAIIVTNHEAQNFPLLYSKNSDGSESPIYMDRILCDVPCSGDGTTRKNPEVWKKWTHAGSIGLHQLQIKIATRGCQLLKVGGRMVYSTCSMNPVENEAVIAQIIQKSGGSIKLVDVSSQYPSLIRRPGLHSWTVIDKAGNFPTFESQPEDKKYKLSKTLWPPTPQEAIDMHLEYCMRVYPHLQDTGGFFIAVLEKVSDCPNQIGKKTGPLNQIDNDQTIITTTATTTTTDNTTTTDEKTTETTIENQPKKQIKNDRQPKLKERDKRQKFFEEPFTVPSEELKKELDVVSKFYGLIEFPMGNLLTRGKNSQKIYWASDSVLSIISNESNNSLKVINCALKLFQRHDGLGAMECAYRISQDSVLWIEPFLSKRIITMTHDDLVMIFKKNEPFFTDFNESICDQLKAMEPGCFVIKISGALRETLSSGMVFSAWRGKVSMHLLVSKQEIESYKGIFHVIDDPVSPTNNTAIESVKKDESKEISSEIVQDQPKEQKDQN; this comes from the coding sequence atggcaaaaaaaagagtaaagAAACCAAATACTTGGGAtccaaattataataaaagtaataaaaaatccaaattagaatcaaatgaaaataaagttgaaactaataataataatgaaataataataggtaataatagtggtagtggtaatgaTGCATATATAACAACAGCAGGTGATAAAAAGATTGATAGTAAGAACTTTTGGAATAATATTGAACCAAAGAGTGAAATATTTGAACAATACTACAAGGCAATGGGTATcattgataatgaagaagagTTTAAAAAGATGTTTGAATTAATGGGTAAACCATTACCAACCACATTTCGTATTAATACTACGATTGGAAAGAGTTTACAATCATTGGTAATCGATCAATTGAAAGAGTTGGTCAGTGAGAGTAGTGGTTATAAAGACATTGAAATCGATGGTGAATTGGTTGAATTGCCATCACCATTTTCATGGTATCCAAATGAAATGGCATGGAAATCGTCAATTCCaaagaaatcatttaaaaagaatcCAGAGTTATCAAAATTCCATCATTTCTTAGTCCACCACAATCAACAAGGTAATATCACTCGTCAAGAAGCAGTCTCAATGATTCCACCACTCTTTTTAGATGTTCAATCACATTATAACATTTTGGATATGTGTGCTGCACCAGGTAGTAAAACCACCCAAATCCTTGAAGACCTTCATATGAAACATAATTTAGAGAATGAGgaaatcattaaaagatCATTAAAAGTCGATGGTGGTGATTCTGGttcatcaaatgaaaaaCCATCAATTTATATTCCAAAGGGTTGTATCATTGCAAATGATGTCGATACAAATCGTTGTTATATGTTGGTTACTCAAACCACTCGTCTTGGTAGTCCAGCAATTATCGTAACCAATCATGAAGCTCAAAATTTCCCATTACTCTACTCAAAGAATAGTGATGGTAGTGAATCCCCAATTTACATGGACAGAATTCTTTGTGATGTGCCATGTAGTGGCGATGGTACCACTAGAAAGAATCCAGAGGTTTGGAAAAAATGGACTCATGCAGGTTCAATTGGTTTACATCAacttcaaattaaaattgcaACTCGTGGTTGTCAATTATTAAAGGTTGGTGGTCGTATGGTTTATTCAACATGTTCAATGAATCCAGTTGAAAATGAAGCAGTCATCGCTCAAATCATTCAAAAATCTGGTGGTTCTATTAAATTGGTTGATGTTTCATCACAATATCCATCATTAATTCGTAGACCTGGTCTTCATAGTTGGACTGTCATTGATAAGGCTGGTAATTTCCCAACCTTTGAAAGTCAACCGgaagataaaaaatataaattaagtAAAACCCTTTGGCCACCAACACCACAAGAAGCAATCGATATGCATCTTGAATATTGTATGCGTGTTTATCCACATCTCCAAGATACTGGTGGTTTCTTTATTGCTGTTTTAGAAAAAGTTTCAGATTGTCCAAATCAAATTGGTAAAAAAACTGGcccattaaatcaaattgataatgatcaaactataataacaacaacagcaacaacaacaaccaccgataatactactactacagaTGAAAAAACTACAGAAACAACAATAGAAAATcaaccaaaaaaacaaattaaaaatgatagacaaccaaaattaaaagaaagagaTAAGAGACAAAAATTCTTTGAAGAACCATTTACAGTACCAAGTGAAGAATTAAAGAAAGAATTGGATGTAGTTTCTAAATTTTAtggattaattgaatttccaATGGGTAATTTATTAACAAGAGGTAAAAATAGTCAAAAGATTTATTGGGCATCAGATAGTGTTCTCTCAATCATTAGTAATGAATCCAATAACTCATTAAAGGTTATTAATTGTGCATTGAAATTATTCCAACGTCATGATGGTTTAGGTGCAATGGAATGTGCTTATAGAATATCACAAGATTCTGTACTTTGGATTGAACCATTCTTGAGCAAACGTATCATCACTATGACTCATGACGATTTGGTTATGATTTTCAAAAAGAATGAACCTTTCTTCACCGATTTCAATGAATCAATTTGTGATCAATTAAAAGCTATGGAACCAGGTTGTTTCGTTATTAAAATTAGTGGTGCTTTACGTGAAACTCTATCATCAGGTATGGTTTTCTCTGCCTGGAGAGGTAAAGTTTCAATGCATCTTTTAGTTTCAAAACAAGAAATTGAATCTTATAAAGGTATTTTCCATGTCATCGATGATCCAGTATCTCCAACTAATAATACTGCTATCGAATCAGTTAAAAAAGATgaatcaaaagaaatttcTTCTGAAATTGTCCAAGATCAACcaaaagaacaaaaagatcaaaattga
- the helE gene encoding CHR group protein — MNIRDNKNSNNNIYNSIDITDNEDDDIISTQPDFTSSNIFSVDWSAPTPSPQKKQKTIISNNNNILNNNNTNNTNNNNNNKNNNKNNNKNKNKNKNNNKNNFDEDSSFEFEEDFDHEARRLEFEKYISIDDDEEIIDDIPFVDSENCRITIDFSKDEHEDDYYEDNEINRIIKRQTTSTSTTTSISTTSTPQKQQQNTPNHSPSPSQRSKTTRLQQTPLTTPQTTPQTSPSSQNNNNNNNNNNNNNNNNNNNNNNNNNNNNNNNNNNNNNNNNNNNNNNSNNNDNNYNKNNNNIDDLSEDPNTDNDKEWYNNINDRIVNYQHFDVHNNNNNKRNNNFNNNNFEILPNNKIPNKWLLYIGEFNECEFYLLDYQDVNVRSGDKFFIRKNEDSNILEAFTMNNNNNNNNNNNNNNNNRKVGTIKISNNNIIPVIRKNYCRLVATITLMYREFDNSGAQTGLYGKADGLSNVQVYISHITEIDDKVDKVEPPAGEVVGSSLYLALGRILKDFQRKGSLQIKGSGDINFGFASINNNESLDSNNNNNEDNESYIRNDCDNLVRKKLDKIEQPEWLRSKLLEHQKEGIWWMRKRELEPFITNGQTLSEHWSIYLSKSSGVTFYYNSFCDKITMFEPKGRKSISGGMLCDKMGLGKTLMILSLSLKNHPIYSSHEIHKEILNDIKPQLIKRRKKYFIGTDSSSDLSSSSSSSPTKITLPKSTLVILPFSVLKQWRNQLELHLQPDFLKKLNIIIYHGTNRKSITQDQLIKADFVFTTHQTFSIEYSFYEKERKNKSSSAISTSLIPIPLINEDVIITTTTTTTTTTNNNNSNNNNNQKQISSKFTIIPPPLLCIHWWRVIIDESHKFKHKSLFFRSLQNLDSVNRWCLTGTPYQNNCTDLFPMLYFLNVFPIAKNIATWRKLVESIQDQSEKKKILKKYLNPIILSRSKKDVRIQQNQVYEEIIELEFDQNESDAYSLVFKDSNETFERIQDRGDLNHHYNLVLHLILRLRRCCDHSSLTKPIQSTLNLGQFFCSSCFEEIPSPHNENLLISDCDHLYCKACYIYLLVVVVRPINDQLNSHAIVSCERCDTNPLQFTMNLQQEKYKQLKKKQKDLFDKFKEDSTTLSSSSSSQMGGASTPTKSKIDLTLSNVGANLLQHQLDNMKAVRCQLFSTKIKALLKDIQETMIGNDEEYSDDDDEDDDDDDDKEKLLFKDDLSFLSSSSSSSSIKNNDNNNNNNNNNNNNNNNNNNNNNNNNNNNNNNNSDYSDDLVSKDDELEFEQTFKITPKKGTRKRDIKSNNNNYSKKKRGSIIDENEINSLKNSQKNIIANLKNAKGKNQLKGIVFSHWTMFLDLIEESLIANDWIKDVDFCRIDGKLPISKREAIIDSFQAKSNNGNGGPRLMLMSITCGGIGLNLERANIVYLMEPSWTPSIEEQAIGRVDRIGQTRDIFVKRFIIKKTIEVGMLKLHDAKKNNSNAFLTDDEIELEENPKLTVQEMKSLFSQQNESFENNNDEEEIQKIEKEFQQQQQQQDFNKKEEKEIFLID, encoded by the coding sequence atgaatataagagataataaaaattctaatAACAATATCTATAACTCTATTGATATAACTGacaatgaagatgatgatataATATCAACCCAACCAGATTTCACTTCATCCAATATTTTTTCTGTAGATTGGTCAGCACCAACACCATCTcctcaaaaaaaacaaaaaacaataatcagtaataataataatattcttaataataataatactaataatactaataataataataataataaaaataataataaaaataataataaaaataaaaataaaaataaaaataataataaaaataattttgatgaaGATAGTTCATTCGAGTTTGAAGAAGATTTCGATCATGAAGCTAGAAGattagaatttgaaaaatatatttcGATTGATGACGATGAAGAAATCATCGATGATATACCATTTGTAGATTCAGAAAATTGTCGTATTACAATTGATTTTAGTAAAGATGAACATGAGGATGATTATtatgaagataatgaaattaatagaattataaaaagacaaacaacatcaacatcaacaacaacatcaatatcaacaacatcaacacctcaaaaacaacaacaaaatactCCAAATCACTCACCTTCACCATCACAAAGATCAAAAACTACAAGACTTCAACAAACACCACTAACCACCCcacaaacaacaccacaaacTTCTCCCTCGtctcaaaataataataataataataataataataataataataataataataataataataataataataataataataataataataataataataataataataataataataataataataataataataataataataatagtaataataatgataataattataataaaaataataataatattgatgatttatCAGAAGATCCAAATACagataatgataaagaatggtataataatattaatgatagaATTGTAAACTATCAACACTTTGATgtacataataataataataataaaagaaataacaatttcaataataataattttgaaatattaccaaataataaaataccaAATAAATGGTTGTTATATATTGGAGAATTTAATGAATGTGAATTTTATCTATTAGATTATCAAGATGTTAATGTTAGAAGTggtgataaattttttattagaaaGAATGAAGATAGTAATATATTGGAAGCATTTacaatgaataataataataataataataataataataataataataataataatagaaaagttggtacaattaaaattagtaataataatataattccAGTTATAAGAAAGAATTATTGTAGATTAGTTGCAACCATAACATTAATGTATAGAGAATTTGATAATAGTGGTGCTCAAACTGGTTTATATGGTAAAGCAGATGGGTTATCAAATGTTCAAGTTTACATTTCTCATATAACAGAGATTGATGATAAAGTTGATAAAGTTGAACCACCAGCTGGTGAAGTAGTAGGTTCATCACTCTATTTAGCATTAGGTAGAATATTAAAGGATTTTCAACGTAAAGGCTCATTACAAATTAAAGGAAGTggtgatattaattttggttttgctagtattaataataatgaatcactagattcaaacaacaacaataatgaagataatgaaagTTATATTAGAAATGATTGTGATAATTTAGTTAGAAAGAAATTGGATAAAATTGAACAACCAGAATGGTTAagatcaaaattattagaacATCAAAAAGAAGGTATATGGTGGATGAGAAAGAGAGAATTAGAACCATTCATTACCAATGGTCAAACTTTATCAGAGCATTGGAGTATTTATTTATCGAAATCAAGTGGTGTcacattttattataattcatTTTGTGATAAAATTACTATGTTTGAACCAAAAGGTAGAAAATCAATTTCTGGTGGTATGTTATGTGATAAAATGGGACTTGGTAAAacattaatgattttatcattatcattaaaaaatcatcCAATTTATTCATCTCATGAAATTcataaagaaattttaaatgatattaaaccacaattaattaaaagaagaaagaaATATTTCATTGGTACTGATAGTAGTTCtgatttatcatcatcatcatcatcatcaccaacaaaAATAACATTACCAAAATCAACATTAGTTATATTACCATTTAGTGTATTAAAACAATGGAGAAATCAATTAGAATTACATTTACAACCagactttttaaaaaaattaaatattataatttatcatgGTACAAATAGGAAATCAATAACTCaagatcaattaattaaagctGATTTTGTATTTACAACTCATcaaacattttcaattgaatattcattttatgaaaaggaaagaaaaaataaatcttcaTCTGCAATTTCAACTTCATTAATACCAATACCTTTAATAAATGAAgatgtaataataacaacaacaacaacaacaacaacaacaacaaataataataatagtaataataataataatcaaaaacaaatatcatcaaaatttacaattataccaccaccattattatgtATTCATTGGTGGAGAGTTATAATTGATGAATCACATAAATTTAAacataaatcattattttttagatcATTACAAAATTTAGATTCAGTTAATCGTTGGTGTTTAACTGGTACTCCATATCAAAATAATTGTACAGATTTATTTCCAATGTTAtactttttaaatgtttttccAATAGCTAAAAATATTGCAACTTGGAGGAAATTAGTTGAATCGATTCAAGATCAAtctgaaaagaaaaaaatattaaagaaatacTTAAATCCAATCATTTTATCAAGGTCTAAAAAAGATGTTAGaattcaacaaaatcaagTTTATGAAGAAATCATTGAATTGGAATTCGATCAAAATGAATCCGATGCTTATAGTTTGGTATTTAAAGATTCAAATGAAACTTTTGAAAGGATTCAAGATCGTGGtgatttaaatcatcattataatttagtgttacatttaattttaagatTAAGAAGATGTTGTGATCATTCTTCATTAACAAAACCAATTCAatcaactttaaatttaGGTCAATTCTTTTGTTCAAGTTGTTTTGAAGAAATACCTTCTCCtcataatgaaaatttattaatttcagattGTGATCATCTTTATTGTAAAGCATGTTATATCTAtttattggtggtggtggtaagaCCAATTaatgatcaattaaattctcATGCAATTGTTTCTTGTGAAAGATGTGATACAAATCCTTTACAATTCACTATGAATTTACAAcaagaaaaatataaacaattaaaaaagaaacaaaaagatttatttgataaatttaaagaagatTCAAcaacattatcatcatcatcatcgtctcAAATGGGTGGTGCTTCAACACCTActaaatcaaaaattgatttaacacTTTCAAATGTCGGTGCAAATTTACTTCAACATCAATTAGATAATATGAAAGCAGTAAGATGtcaattattttcaactaaaattaaagcattattaaaagatattcaaGAAACAATGATTGGTAATGATGAAGAAtatagtgatgatgatgatgaagatgatgatgatgatgatgataaagaaaaattactttttaaagatgatttatcatttttatcttcctcttcttcctcttcttcaataaaaaataacgacaacaacaacaacaacaacaacaacaacaacaacaacaacaacaacaacaacaacaacaacaacaacaacaacaacaacaacaacaacaacaatagtgATTATAGTGATGATTTAGTTAGCAAAGATGATGAATTAGAATTTGAacaaacatttaaaattacaccAAAGAAAGGTACAAGAAAGAGagatataaaatcaaataataataattatagtaaaaagaaaagagGATCAATTATAGacgaaaatgaaataaattctttaaaaaactctcaaaagaatataatagcaaatttaaagaatgcAAAAGgaaagaatcaattaaaaggtATTGTTTTTTCACATTGGACAAtgtttttagatttaattgaagaatCATTAATTGCAAATGATTGGATTAAAGATGTTGATTTCTGTAGAATCGATGGtaaattaccaatttcaaaacGTGAAGCAATCATTGATTCATTTCAAGCGAAATCAAacaatggtaatggtggtcCAAGATTAATGTTAATGTCAATTACATGTGGTGGTATtggtttaaatttagaaagaGCTAATATCGTTTATTTAATGGAACCAAGTTGGACACCTTCAATTGAAGAACAAGCCATTGGTAGAGTTGATCGTATTGGTCAAACTCGTGATATCTTTGTTAAAagatttatcattaaaaaaactatagaAGTTGGTATGTTAAAACTTCATGAcgctaaaaaaaataattcaaatgctTTCCTCACTGATGATGAAATAGAATTGGAAGAAAATCCAAAATTAACTGTTCAAGAAATGAAAAGTTTATTTTCACAACAAAatgaatcatttgaaaataataatgatgaagaagagattcaaaaaattgaaaaagaatttcaacaacaacaacaacaacaagattttaataaaaaagaagaaaaggaaatttttttaattgattaa